Below is a genomic region from Streptomyces sp. RPA4-2.
GCCCACGCCGTCGATCAGCAGCTCCCGCCCGAACGCCCAGGTCACGGGCGCGTCTCCGGGCAAATGGAAGGTCAGCCGCACGGCGTACGGATCACAGGTCTCGTAGCGCAGTTCCACCGGGATGCGGAAGGACAGCTCCTCCGACACGAGGAAGCTCATCATGACCTCTGCCTGTACCGACTCGCGCATCGCCTACCCCGTCGTTTTGCCGTCGACTGGCCAGGAATCGTCCCCCTGACACTGCTGGAATCTTGCTCAACGTACACAAGAGATCACAAGGAGTGAGTTTTCAGATGCTGATAGAGATCGCGAGTGTCCCCAGTAGTCTGCCGATCTCACCTTGCAATTGTCGTGCCGCCGGTAGCAGTCGATCGGCCTGGTGGACAGGGAGGGAAATGGCCATGGTCGCGGCGGTTGCCCCCGCGGTGATGGGCAGTGCGGCACACACCGTGCCCAGCGCGTACTCCTGCCGCTCGGTGACGGGATCCATCCGTCCCGTCCGATCCAGACGCCGCAGCAGGCCGGCGTTGTCGCGCACCGTGTACGGGGTGAGCGACTGCACGGGATAGCGGTCGAGGTGATCCCGGCGAGCCCTCTCGTCGAGCTGCGACAGCAGACACTTGCCGATCGCGTGGGCGTGCCCGGTCTCCCTGAAGTCGGCCCACTCCTCCACCGCCGGATTCCCGGGGGTGTCCGCGACGCACATGACCTCGATCTCACCGTCGCGGTAGACCGCGTAGTACACGGGCGCACCGATCGCGTCGCGCCACCGGGCGAGCGCGTCGCTCACCGTGCTGCGACGTTTCTGCTGGGCTCCGCTGCTGCTCAGCCGCTCGGCGGCCTCGCCGAGGAAGAACAGGCCCTTATCCCGGCACAGGTAGCCCTCGTGAACCAGGGTGCGCAGGAGGTGGTAGGCCGTGGGCAACGCGAGCCCCGCCTCCCGGGCGAGCTGTTTCGCGGGGGCCCCGTGCTCGCGCGCGGCGACGGCCTCCAAGAGCCGCATCGCCCGTTGCACGGAGCCGATCAGGGTTGTCGGGTGAGGTTCCGGGGGCGGGGTCTCCAGCCGATCGGTGCGCGCGGCCGGCAGAGGGGCACAGATCTCCGCGGGTGAGGAACGCGGCTGGGCCGGCGGGACGTAGGACGCGGCGGAGGCACTGGACCGCTGGAGGGGTGGAGTGAGTGATTCTGTGGGTGCGGTGTCAACCGTGGCCAAGGGGCACTCCCGAAGCGCGAGGGGAACCGCCCGTGCGGGGGGACACGGGAGGGGGCTGTGCGCTGCCCGCGGGGAGTCGGCCCCGCGTCGAATTCCGGACTTTAACCGCCTGCCACCGCTCGCAGACGGCCCCGCCGGAAAACTTCCCTCGGGCGAGGGAACCTGAGGTTCCCTTTGCCCACCTGCCCGTTACCCGCGACTCACCCGGTTGTGCGTCACCAGTCGCCGCGGGAGGACGAACTCGACGTGAACTTCCGCACCACGTAGATCAGGCCGCCGACGAGCGCGACGAAGACCAGCGCCTTGAAGAGCAGGCCGATCACCACGGTGAGCACGCTGACTATCACCGTGCCGAAGACGACCAGGGCGATGACCGGCACCGCGATCCACTTCACCCACCACGGCATCCCGTTGAAGATCTCTCGCATTGCCCTTGTCCTTGCCTCTCTTCGCCCGTCGTCCCAAGTCCGGGACTCCGATTCCGGGTTCTCCGACTGTCCTGTGTTCGATGCTAGGGCCCAGGAGGGGGACTGCGGGCGTCTCGCACCCCTTGTCCTCCCCTGACCGTTCCCCTAGGGAACCCTGAGACCGGGGTCAGCTCTCCGGCGGAGAGAACACCACCAGCACCCGCAGGTCCTCGGTGATGTGGTGGAACTTGTGGGCGACGTCCGCGGGGACGTAGACGACGCTGCCGCGCGCCACCTGCGTGGTCTCCAGGCCGACCGTGATCGCGGCCCGGCCGCTCACCACGAAGTACACCTCGTCCTGCTGGTGGGGCTGCTGGGAATCGCGCTCACCCGCGTCGAGGGCGTACAGGCCGACCGACATGTTCCGCTCGCGCAGGAACTGCAGATAAGCGCCGTCGTTGGCGGCGCGCTCCGCCTCCAGTTCGTCCAGCCGGAATGCCTTCATCGCCTCGTCCGCTCCCGTGCTCCGCGGGCTGTCCACAGCCCTGCTCACCAGTCGATCTCTTCTGCCACGATCAGACACATGAAGAATTTCGTAGTCAAGACGATCGCCAACGCCGGGGCCCTGGCCGTGGCCGTATGGGTACTCGACAAGATCACCCTGACAGGAGACAGCACCGGCAAGAAGGTCGGCACGCTGTTGCTCGTCGCACTGGTCTTCGGACTGGTGAACTTCCTGGTCAAGCCGCTGGTGAAGGTCCTGACCTTCC
It encodes:
- a CDS encoding IclR family transcriptional regulator, with the translated sequence MPAARTDRLETPPPEPHPTTLIGSVQRAMRLLEAVAAREHGAPAKQLAREAGLALPTAYHLLRTLVHEGYLCRDKGLFFLGEAAERLSSSGAQQKRRSTVSDALARWRDAIGAPVYYAVYRDGEIEVMCVADTPGNPAVEEWADFRETGHAHAIGKCLLSQLDERARRDHLDRYPVQSLTPYTVRDNAGLLRRLDRTGRMDPVTERQEYALGTVCAALPITAGATAATMAISLPVHQADRLLPAARQLQGEIGRLLGTLAISISI
- a CDS encoding DUF5326 family protein; this translates as MREIFNGMPWWVKWIAVPVIALVVFGTVIVSVLTVVIGLLFKALVFVALVGGLIYVVRKFTSSSSSRGDW
- a CDS encoding cupin domain-containing protein, coding for MKAFRLDELEAERAANDGAYLQFLRERNMSVGLYALDAGERDSQQPHQQDEVYFVVSGRAAITVGLETTQVARGSVVYVPADVAHKFHHITEDLRVLVVFSPPES